The following coding sequences lie in one Cucurbita pepo subsp. pepo cultivar mu-cu-16 chromosome LG13, ASM280686v2, whole genome shotgun sequence genomic window:
- the LOC111808906 gene encoding poly(ADP-ribose) glycohydrolase 1-like encodes MEIESREDLTSILPFLPLALRSSALCWPPQVVETLKSVAAGPDQSGINSGEALFHSISNIRRTLSISDQRLASSAHHGYVLFFDKLMSETESMQWFGEVIPALGDMLLKLPSLLEAHYQNADQLTSKGSGKSKTGLRLLASQVAGTVYLSQELISALLACAFFSLFPVIDRHVQNLPTINFDYLFAILYDGRSKMQENKIRCIIHYFRRVCSNVPVGFVSFERKVLPLNNCAEYFCCPKANFWINSTIPLCPFKVKDSGLIEDQTFGALEVDFANEYLGGGALRSGCVQEEIRFMINPELIIGMLFLPAMSDNEAIEIVGAERFSNYTGYAFNFRFAGNHEDKQEIDSLGRRKTFITAIDALCSPGMRQYRLEFLLREVNKAFCGVFDQSKHNQYENLFLKSKEDVTDHNDTSRNNXFVHESSSDTRENYYGTSLTPECLKHKDDIGIATGNWGCGAFGGDPQVKSIIQWLAASQALRPFVVYYTFGTEALQNLEKMSEWILAHKWTVGDLWSMLAEYCSQISKGQTHVGFFDWLLPPSSKTNLCCFS; translated from the exons ATGGAGATTGAGAGCAGGGAAGATTTGACGTCCATATTGCCCTTTCTGCCGCTGGCGCTGAGGTCGTCGGCTTTATGCTGGCCCCCCCAAGTAGTGGAAACTCTCAAGTCTGTGGCGGCAGGACCTGATCAGAGCGGTATAAATTCTGGTGAAGCCCTCTTCCATTCCATCTCTAACATCAGACGCACACTCTCTATCTCCGATCAACGCCTCGCTTCTTCTGCCCATCATGGCTACGTCCTTTTCTTCGACAAG CTTATGTCCGAAACAGAATCCATGCAGTGGTTTGGTGAGGTTATTCCGGCATTGGGAGATATGCTTCTTAAGTTACCATCTTTGCTGGAAGCACATTATCAAAATGCCGACCAGCTTACTAGTAAAGGAAGTGGCAAATCCAAAACTGGTCTTCGTTTGTTAGCTTCTCAAGTTGCAGGCACTGTTTATCTTAGCCAG GAGCTGATTAGTGCGCTTCTTGCTTGTGCTTTCTTCAGTTTGTTTCCAGTCATCGATAGACACGTCCAAAATCTTCCAACAATTAACTTCGACTATTTATTTGC GATTCTCTATGACGGACGTAGTAAGATGCAGGAGAATAAGATACGATGTATTATACATTATTTCAGAAGGGTATGTTCCAATGTTCCGGTGGGCTTTGTCTCCTTTGAAAGGAAAGTGCTTCCTTTGAACAATTGTGCGGAATATTTTTGTTGTCCAAAGGCCAATTTTTGGATCAACTCCACCATTCCTCTCTGTCCATTCAAG GTTAAAGATTCTGGCCTAATAGAAGATCAAACATTTGGAGCTCTTGAAGTCGATTTTGCTAATGAGTATCTCGGTGGTGGTGCTCTTCGTTCAGGCTGCGTGCAG GAAGAGATCCGTTTCATGATCAACCCTGAATTAATTATTGGCATGCTTTTCTTGCCAGCCATGTCTGATAATGAGGCGATAGAAATTGTTGGGGCAGAGAGGTTCTCAAATTATACGGG GTATGCTTTCAACTTCCGTTTTGCTGGAAATCATGAGGACAAACAGGAAATAGATTCACTTGGAAGGCGTAAGACCTTCATCACAGCTATAGATGCATTGTGCAGTCCAGGGATGAGACAGTACAGATTAGAGTTCCTTCTTCG GGAAGTCAATAAGGCATTCTGTGGTGTCTTTGATCAATCAAAACATAATCAGTACGAGAATCTTTTCTTAAAAAGTAAGGAGGATGTCACGGACCATAATGACACGTCAAGAAACAATNttttt GTGCATGAATCTAGCTCAGATACTAGAGAGAATTATTATGGTACTTCTCTTACTCCAGAATGCTTGAAACACAAAGACGATATTGGGATTGCAACTGGCAACTGGGGCTGTGGTGCCTTTGGAGGAGATCCTCAAGTGAAGTCCATAATACAATGGCTTGCTGCTTCTCAG GCATTAAGACCCTTCGTCGTGTATTACACGTTTGGCACGGAAGCACTGCAGAACCTAGAAAAG ATGAGTGAATGGATCTTGGCACATAAATGGACAGTTGGTGATCTATGGAGTATGTTGGCGGAGTACTGTTCTCAAATATCAAAGGGACAAACTCACGTTGGTTTCTTTGATTGGCTCCTCCCACCCTCCTCCAAAACTAACTTATGTTGCTTCTCTTGA